A stretch of the Arthrobacter stackebrandtii genome encodes the following:
- a CDS encoding DUF7059 domain-containing protein, whose translation MTDFASVPGAPRSDNLPLLSALAADLAAANFTVDGVAELLGDDANHALGRDQTVPAALLLRGNNDQLATVVKLWLLAQDVPAGDLARALPGTGLKALTDLGLIEPAPTNSPGPTAEADRPAEVRAAVDLRPYGWPAANEQEQDTNLWVASDLGAHQRPGVLRKDHVLGIGQASLTLAQGTVRQPVGRALDLGTGCGIQLFHLLHHAETVVATDISERALAFTRFNLALNAPALRLEAADLDPANPGARVSLRLGSLLEPVADERFDLVVSNPPFVITPRHRGEQSADQFTYRDGGLAGDAIVEQLVRGLPGVLNPGGIAQMLGNWEVTRTETSDGGTHAEWHARPSQWLAPGSEAWFIQREQVSPGGYAETWLQDASQGRDSDAYASAYEDYLLDFASRGVGGIGFGYILLRRPAEGETASDPRFEEILYPIEQPVGPHLADALDRAQWLKAHPDLTFEYLLTATDVTEERHQKPGAEHPGVILLRQGAGLRRTNLMSTELAGFVSACDGDLTAGQIIGALAALLERDDPEFAADLARDVRNLVRDGFLLPSE comes from the coding sequence ATGACTGATTTCGCCTCCGTGCCCGGTGCCCCGCGCAGCGACAACCTTCCCCTGCTCTCGGCCCTTGCGGCCGACCTCGCCGCCGCCAACTTCACGGTCGACGGCGTGGCGGAGCTTCTCGGGGACGACGCCAACCATGCGCTGGGCCGGGACCAGACGGTGCCGGCGGCCCTGCTGCTGCGCGGCAACAACGACCAGCTCGCCACCGTGGTCAAACTGTGGCTGCTGGCCCAGGACGTGCCGGCCGGGGACCTGGCCCGGGCGCTCCCCGGAACCGGGCTCAAGGCACTCACGGACCTGGGCCTCATTGAGCCCGCACCCACCAACTCTCCCGGCCCCACCGCGGAGGCGGACCGGCCTGCAGAGGTGCGTGCCGCCGTCGACCTCCGCCCCTACGGCTGGCCCGCGGCGAACGAACAGGAACAGGACACCAACCTGTGGGTGGCCAGCGACCTCGGCGCCCACCAGCGTCCCGGCGTGCTGCGCAAGGACCACGTTCTGGGCATTGGCCAGGCATCGCTCACCCTCGCCCAGGGCACCGTCCGCCAGCCCGTTGGCAGGGCGCTGGACCTGGGCACCGGCTGCGGCATCCAGCTTTTCCACCTGCTGCACCACGCCGAAACCGTGGTTGCGACCGACATTTCGGAGCGGGCCCTGGCGTTCACCCGATTCAACCTCGCCCTGAACGCACCCGCGCTCCGGCTCGAAGCGGCGGATCTGGACCCCGCCAACCCTGGTGCCCGCGTTTCCCTGCGACTGGGCAGCCTGCTCGAGCCTGTTGCGGACGAGCGCTTCGACCTGGTGGTCTCCAACCCGCCGTTCGTCATCACGCCCCGCCACCGTGGCGAGCAGAGCGCGGACCAGTTCACGTACCGCGACGGCGGCCTGGCCGGCGACGCCATCGTGGAGCAGCTGGTCCGTGGGCTTCCCGGTGTGCTGAACCCGGGCGGCATCGCGCAGATGCTGGGGAATTGGGAGGTCACCCGCACTGAAACGTCCGACGGCGGCACCCACGCCGAGTGGCATGCCCGCCCCTCGCAGTGGCTGGCTCCGGGATCAGAAGCTTGGTTCATTCAGCGCGAGCAGGTTTCCCCGGGCGGCTACGCCGAGACGTGGCTGCAGGACGCCTCGCAGGGCCGGGATTCCGATGCCTACGCCAGCGCCTACGAGGACTACCTGCTGGACTTTGCCTCCCGCGGCGTCGGCGGCATCGGTTTCGGCTACATCTTGCTGCGCCGCCCGGCTGAGGGCGAAACTGCCAGTGACCCGCGCTTCGAGGAAATCCTCTACCCGATCGAGCAGCCCGTGGGCCCGCACCTGGCCGACGCCCTCGACCGCGCCCAATGGCTCAAGGCGCACCCCGACCTCACCTTTGAATACCTGCTGACGGCCACCGACGTCACCGAGGAACGCCACCAAAAACCGGGGGCTGAACACCCCGGCGTCATCCTGCTGCGCCAGGGAGCCGGGCTGCGACGCACCAATTTGATGAGCACCGAGCTGGCCGG